In the genome of Denticeps clupeoides chromosome 13, fDenClu1.1, whole genome shotgun sequence, one region contains:
- the tm4sf4 gene encoding transmembrane 4 L6 family member 4, with product MCSGSCAKCLGITLIPLAILCVLCNILLFFPGGLVADNSDDITDEVFFFGGILGSGVLMIFPALVFLGLKNNDCCGCCGNESCGKRFAMFTSIIFAGVGAVGAGYSLIVSAYAIHRGPKCFTESGNWTYPFVDGNYLNNHSLWSACEEPSGIVPWHLTLFSMLLVMGLVQVALCAFQVINGLIGTICGDCCGCCGDDSA from the exons ATGTGTTCTGGTAGCTGTGCCAAGTGCCTGGGCATCACTCTGATTCCGCTGGCTATTTTATGTGTGCTTTGtaacattttgctgtttttcccTGGAGGGTTGGTGGCCGACAACAGTGATGACATTACGGATGAGGTGTTTTTCTTTGGAGGGATACTTGGCTCTGGTGTTCTG ATGATCTTCCCAGCGCTTGTTTTCTTGGGTCTGAAGAACAACGACTGTTGTGGTTGCTGTGGAAATGAAAGCTGCGGCAAGAGATTTGCG ATGTTTACTTCAATCATCTTTGCTGGAGTGGGGGCTGTGGGTGCTGGCTATTCCTTAATTGTTTCAGCTTATGCCATTCATCGCGGACCAAAGTGCTTCACAGAGTCAGGCAACTGGACATATCCCTTTGTAGATGG AAACTACCTGAACAACCACAGTCTGTGGAGTGCATGTGAAGAGCCATCGGGCATTGTGCCCTGGCACCTCACCCTCTTCTCCATGCTGCTGGTGATGGGACTGGTACAGGTGGCTCTGTGTGCTTTCCAGGTCATCAACGGCCTCATTGGAACCATCTGCGGGGACTGCTGTGGCTGCTGCGGG GATGATAGTGCTTGA